The Rosa chinensis cultivar Old Blush chromosome 7, RchiOBHm-V2, whole genome shotgun sequence DNA segment TTGATCGGCTGGGTCCCACCCAAAACTACCTTTCTTCATCTAACATCGTGCGGACCGTGAGGTTCACAACAggagtgagtttttttttttcttcttcttcttcttcttttgtcttaaagaggatcaaaagatttcactcATATCTCCATGGTGAtggaacccatgacttcgtcattAGGTAGTGTTTTGAGCAGTAGTTGCTGGCTCGTTTTACTTTTACCAGTCTGGTGAAAACCTTTTCAGTAactctttcattttcttctgtttttcctGGTTGAACAATATTTCTGCAATAAATTAATATTACTTTGGGCCTAAGAATGTTAAGGATAGGTCATTGCCCCCAAAGCCTTATCTGAAAGCCTTATGAACATGTTTATTGCTCGGTTCACGTTTTATAGGCATTTTGAGCACAAGGCTTGTAACTATACAAATTTACATAAAATGCATTGTTTGTGGCTTCCCTCTCCTTCCCTTAATGTCAAACAACTACTTGAAAATATCTTCAACATAAGAAATATAGGATTTGACATTTAAaggttaaaacttaaaaaacaTGTGAAAATCAATTAGTAAGTATTCAACATAAGTACTCAAGTGTCTATTGGAtaggttatatatcgatttactCAAAGATCAAAGTCATTTACTGTTAAAAAGTTAACTTTGGATGTCATTGCCATATTAAAAAAATGTTTGAAAGGTGAACTGTTAAAATCATTTCCATAAgacttgtgttttttttttttaaataaaggttcattgcattagatgaccagccaataagccagagtctaacatacacttaaaacagaaaaatggtGGGGAAAAAACCACGCTCCTATTTAAGTaatgtaaactcattacaagtcaatttGAGCCCTATGAACTAAGAACAACTCCATGTCTTTTAGGGCAAAATCATTGATTGGTCTCTCCATTAGCCAGGCGCCCAATTGCTGTACCAACAGAGAGCcacttcctagcaaacaaataggcgcaattccttatccataagccgcttgaaaaaatgaaaatcttattccagataattaccaactcccaATGAAGTCATGATCCGCGAATGATTGGTCATGGACCATATATCAGCCCAACTGCCCAAGAGAGTCCACCTTTGGGGCCAGGCCCACCCTCACCCTTAAGTGATAAATGAGGGTGGCAAGGCACCCTCCTTCAAGGCCCACAAAATAGAGCCCAGCAGTTGAAGTTGGAGCCCAGGCCCAacggcccaagcccaaacccaaacAAAGTCAGCAGAAGCCCTAAGCGCCCTATGCCATGCCCTCACAGCCACAAGCCAACTTTTCGGCGGGCGACCCTTCCAACCGGCCATCAGGTCACCAAAGCCTCACTGCAGCCGAACACTGCACTGGCCAAAACCCACCTGCAGATCAAAGCCTCAACTCGGAGAACATAGCCCCTGCAATGCCGCTCGATCAAGGCCGGAATACCAAGCCGGTGCAAAACGACGACCCGGTAATCTGACTCGGATTCACCAAGTCAGCCTCCCTAGATCGCCATCAATCCAACACCCCCAATCCTGCTTAGAACTGCTCCAAACAAGCCAGATCCAAGCAGAGTTCGAAAATAGCACCGATGAAATCAACTTCCGCTTTCAATCGGAACTCGTTCTCTCTCCAGACTCACCGATCACTTGTGTTGCCACGACCCAAGACGAGAATCCTCACTGTTGCTTGATCCGACAGCAACCGGAAAATGTATGCCGCCGCCCTCTGctaaaccctagggtttcttatTCCCCATAAGACTCGTGTTGTAAAGTctcaagcaaacaaaatagTTCTTCTAGTCAATAATTGTATTGAATCTATTAACTTAAATTATAAGAAACTTATGTAATATGTAAATCAGGCCCACTTTAGCCTCGCTCCATTATTTAAtcgattttgtttgtttttctgaaAAATGTGAGTCACGCCTTTAAATCATAAAGTACCCACCAACAAATTCAAATATTGTCTTTGCTCAACTATTTTCTTCTAGTGTGTAATAAAAACCATTGGTTTAATagcaatatgtgtgtgtgtgtaagaaattgaaaagaaaaaaaaaagcaatataTATATCGATTGAAAAAAAAGCATTTTGTTGACAGTGGGATTTGAACCCACGCCCTTTCGGACCAGAACCTTAATCTGGCGCCTTAGACCAACTCGGCCATATCAACTTCAATAATGTTAGGTGCAAAAAGTTGTAATATATAGCAGTGCTGTAGTAATTTCAACACACATCGACATTACAGTCCCATCAAAGTAGGGACCCAAAAACTAGGTTGTTGGTATCCATTTGTCCCTAAGATGCTGCCATAAAAATCGTGGAAAGGGTACTTCAAACAGAAAAGTTGCAGGTTTTGGAGTAAGCAAGGGCCAAAGGGCATGTGAAACACAGTGAAAGTGAATTGGGGAGGAGGCTTTAGACTCTGTGCCCCTTTCTAATCTATTGGCTTTTTGGAACCCTGTCCATATAACCCCCCATCCAAGGTAGTGATGGAGGCCACTTTGGACAATGATCTATTTATCATGCCCTCCAACTAAGACcgtcatcattttttttctttctattttgggCCCTACTTAATGTGATCAAGTACTTAAAACGACTTGAAATTGAGATATAAAAATCTCCGTCAACCACATGCAATCTTAAAATACAAAACGTCATTGAATcacaatgcaaaaaaaaaaacagaagaaaaaaaaataaaggaacaATAAAAGTAGAGTTGAGACTCGTAGCCAAGTATACGAGTACCTTTTAAGAAAATACTTTTCTAAAACATTCAACCAAACAATAATCATGTTTATGGCTCGCCTTCAAAATACTTATTTAGAGCAGTTTAGAAATCAAAATCATTTAAAAGTTATGAGTCATTATCTCACTAAACTCTCTCAAGATCTGATTCTTTGTCATTCACGATCATCACTTCAAACACGCCAACCATTAATTTTCGCACAAATTAGAGACATAAACACATTTTCGTCCGAGGATGATCGAACAAACCAATAGGATGGTTGCAAATTATTCTTTGGTCTAAGACCAAACCTTGTTTATGAAGTTATGGTATGGGGACCAAACCTTGTTTATGAAGTTATGGTATGGGCGTACCGAATGGGCCAAAGCACCATTGGACCTACAAAGTCCGAACGAACAGCAAACTCCCACGTGGCCTATTTTGCCCGCGAGTTTTCTACGCTCACGGATCCTCAGTGCAATTTTCCCGCTACTACTTCTATCGTCTCAGCTCGGGAACTGGAAATTTTCGCGGGAAAAATTGTTCTCCTTCTGGAGCTAAAATGAACTCCCTCGAGCTCACTCTGGTCTCCACCGCCACCGTCATCGGTGCCCTAGCCTCTGCGCTAGCCATCCGCGTCTTCTTCACAAAACCTAAGAAGCAGTCCCCAAAACTCAATTCCTCCCAAAACGGCGTCGTTTCCAGGAAGTGCTGTTCTCAGAGCCCTTTCGACCCCTCAAAACGCAAAGGGTTAGTGccaaaaatttcaataattaaTTCATGAAGTTGTTTGATTTTGGTACTACTCAATTTGGGTCCGAAATTGAAAGTGCTTActtttttcaatgaattgtGCAATTCTCTCATGGTTGGTTTTGTAtggtttggttgttgttgttgaaggtATTTGACATGGGATGATTACTTTATGGCAATTGCGTTTTTATCAGCTGAAAGATCCAAAGACCCTAACAGGCAGGTCGTATATTCTTTGCTCTTTCTTTAATTATGAGACAATATAATTGCTTCAATTTAACAAATTAGAATTTAGAAATGACATTAATTGGTGGTGTGTAGGTTGGAGCATGCTTGGTGAGTCAAAGTGGTATAATTCTAGGTGAGAATGAGATTGTTTAGCAGGAATTATGTTGTACTTTTTCTGTCATTTTGTTCTTAGTCTATGGTTTTCCATTGTCAATGtgatcatttatttttttcttgactTCCATCTAATCTGTCTGTCCTCAGGAATTGGGTATAATGGTTTCCCAAGAGGTTGTTCGGACGACAAGCTCCCTTGGGCAAAGGTTTGTATATTCTTTCAAACTTTAGAACGAAAGAAACTGATTGATGAAGCTATAGTCATTAGTATTTAGTAAAGCTGCCCTTTCTTTTCAGATATCCAGAACTGGGGATCCTTTGGAGACAAAATATCCGTAAGTGtatgctttcttgaactccaTTCATAgcgttttgaacttttgatctGCTGCTTCAGTAAAGATTAGTGTCTGAAATCATTTTGAAGTTAACATCTACTGTCTGTCttcttttcagttttcactACCATCACATCATATGATGTATAATGTTGAAATAATCTCCAGATCTTGTGCTTCTTTTTATACCGTCTATCCTTTATCCCAGTGGAAAGTGGAAACTTTTGTTGTTGCTCATATTTTCTCTAATCGTCTTTTGGCAGTTATGTTTGTCATGCTGAAGTCAATGCAATCCTAAACACCAATCATGCTTCTGCTGCTGGACAGGTTAGTTCTAGCTACATTTCCCTGCCCCATTTAAAATACAGATTCTTCATCTGTTAGGGATATCTGTTTCAGTAAAACGGCTACTGCAGAACTTGGCCTATTGACATTTTGAACTACATAAACTCTAATTGAAATTATGGAAGCCTCTTGAATGATTGTTGAAAATGTTCCCTTCTTTTACATGTTCTCTCTCTGTAACTGAAAGTACTGATGGAGCGCTTGATACTATCTTTGTTCTGCAGAGGCTTTATGTGACCATGTTCCCTTGCAATGAGTGTGCCAAGATAATCATTCAGGTTCGTCACTCTGTTCTCTTTTGTTATCGTTTATGGTACATGCAACATTGATGCCCTTGGTCGTGTCATTCTCTGCTACAACCCACAATCGACTAAAACTCAGTAATAGAAGTATCTAGAACTGTGGATGCAGAGAGATtgtgatctatatatatatatattgctttgGAATTTCAAATGCTAGACAAAAACTtctaatatattttccttgttcTGAAAAGAACAGGGAACATGGAAAGTAGCCAcatcatatttttcttttcttttcttcctagAGTGATACTTTGCC contains these protein-coding regions:
- the LOC112179906 gene encoding deoxycytidylate deaminase, whose product is MNSLELTLVSTATVIGALASALAIRVFFTKPKKQSPKLNSSQNGVVSRKCCSQSPFDPSKRKGYLTWDDYFMAIAFLSAERSKDPNRQVGACLVSQSGIILGIGYNGFPRGCSDDKLPWAKISRTGDPLETKYPYVCHAEVNAILNTNHASAAGQRLYVTMFPCNECAKIIIQSGVAEVVYFVEKRLNNPDITYIASHKLLSMAGVKVRKHQPQMNQILINFEEP